A genomic segment from Fusarium fujikuroi IMI 58289 draft genome, chromosome FFUJ_chr04 encodes:
- a CDS encoding related to MOSC domain protein, with translation MDDYTILSVALSAFAVLAGLYLLISSTKTREAGLEVTQLYVYPVKGIRGTSLTKARLGPYGFEGDRTFSLQKVNRDENGNISHETMLIGYHLKLALFSASVDYDKGQVTVRWTGDKADDSVDFPLKPAVEGRKTIETSLHTSKAKAYDMGDELSQWFSDRLGDEVRLVYIGNESRAVLGSLAPHSSDALKKASFTERIKNILPPLSHPPERLAFSDLAHYLVVTEESNNEVSSRLDEGYSMDITKFRPNVVVRGASKAFAEDFWGELTFAGGVRMPLTANCYRCQSITVDYNTGKTATDDRGTVWKKLNKDRRVDKGAKWSPVFGRYGFCYGDATSKSLTIGQRVDVTRINSQRTTFDWPHLSTFGVSQKK, from the exons ATGGACGACTATACTATCCTGTCAGTTGCGTTGAGCGCCTTCGCTGTTCTGGCAGGTCTTTATTTGCTTATTTCCAGTACCAAGACGCGAGAAGCCGGATTGGAAGTCACCCAA TTGTATGTTTATCCCGTCAAAGGCATCCGAGGAACGTCTTTGACAAAAGCGCGTCTCGGTCCATATGGCTTCGAAGGGGACAGGACCTTTTCTCTGCAAAAGGTCAACCGAGATGAAAACGGCAATATTTCGCATGAGACGATGCTGATCGGATATCATTTGAAACTCGCTCTCTTTTCAGCTTCTGTCGACTATGATAAGGGCCAAGTCACGGTGAGGTGGACTGGAGACAAGGCAGATGATAGCGTCGACTTTCCTCTGAAGCCTGCTGTTGAAGGTCGGAAGACGATCGAAACCAGTCTGCATAccagcaaggccaaggcctaTGATATGGGAGATGAGCTATCACAATGGTTCTCTGACCgccttggcgatgaagtcCGACTCGTCTACATTGGGAACGAGTCAAGAGCCGTCCTGGGTTCCTTGGCTCCTCACAGCTCAGACGCTTTGAAGAAAGCGTCCTTCACCGAGCGTATCAAGAACATTCTCCCTCCTTTATCTCACCCACCTGAGCGACTTGCCTTCAGCGATCTTGCCCACTACCTAGTCGTCACAGAAGAGTCCAACAACGAAGTTTCATCTCGTCTTGATGAAGGCTACTCAATGGACATCACCAAATTCCGTCCCAACGTCGTCGTCCGTGGCGCTTCCAAAGCGTTCGCCGAAGATTTTTGGGGCGAGCTCACTTTTGCAGGTGGAGTACGCATGCCCTTGACAGCAAATTGCTATAGATGTCAGAGTATCACTGTTGACTACAACACTGGAAAGACTGCTACTGATGATCGCGGTACGGTCTGGAAGAAACTCAACAAGGATCGAAGAGTGGACAAGGGAGCGAAATGGAGTCCTGTCTTTGGGCGCTATGGCTTTTGCTACGGTGATGCGACGAGTAAATCATTGACGATTGGCCAGCGGGTCGACGTTACGCGAATTAATTCTCAAAGAACGACATTTG ATTGGCCGCATCTAAGTACTTTCGGTGTATCACAAAAGAAGTAA